A section of the Humulus lupulus chromosome 2, drHumLupu1.1, whole genome shotgun sequence genome encodes:
- the LOC133820034 gene encoding uncharacterized protein LOC133820034, with translation MISKANLQTNNSHSNNSHRGSFSQDLGSSNNPNRPLTINNNKNSGGNSNAKSDVLNQFMAETRSSIRNLETQMGQLATLMANRAQGNLPSTTEVNLKENCKAITLRSGKNYEGPSEKQPVEEVGQDQQAQAPTQEEKKHNEKKATEGITVKEASPPISIEHHIKIPYPQRLCKNNMDKQFTKFLEVFKKLHINIPFAEALEQMPSYVKFMKDFLSKKRNMEDFETVALTEECSAILQKKLPPKLRDAGSFTIPCTIGRIKGINALCDLGASINLMPLSVFKRLQLGEAKPTTVTLQLADRSLAHPRGVIEDVLVKVDKFIFPADFIVLDMEEDSNVPIILGRPFLATGQALIDVQKGELKLRVQREEVVFNVLKAMTYPEASNNCFSVDVMGNLVEERKLINDPLELSLVEDEVSDQDGKEAMEYAKWLNSYGPLKRKYFEELGAVPKRSFPSVEKPPELELKILPDHLRYEFLGENKTLPVKFQLHYLMWRLKNC, from the coding sequence ATGATCAGCAAGGCCAATCTTCAAACCAACAATAGTCATTCCAACAACAGCCACAGGGGTTCTTTCAGTCAAGATTTAGGCAGCAGCAACAACCCCAACCGCCCACTCACcatcaacaacaacaaaaattctGGTGGAAATTCTAATGCTAAGTCAGATGTGTTAAACCAATTCATGGCTGAAACTCGATCTTCTATTAGAAATTTGGAGACCCAAATGGGACAATTGGCTACTCTCATGGCTAATCGTGCCCAAGGTAACTTGCCTAGCACCACTGAAGTCAATCTGAAAGAGAATTGCAAGGCAATCACGTTGAGAAGTGGGAAGAATTATGAGGGACCAAGTGAGAAGCAGCCAGTTGAAGAAGTGGGTCAGGATCAACAGGCACAGGCACCGACACAAGAGGAAAAGAAGCACAATGAGAAAAAGGCTACTGAGGGCATAACAGTAAAAGAAGCTTCTCCACCAATCAGTATTGAGCATCACATAAAGATTCCCTACCCCCAAAGGCTCTGTAAGAACAACATGGACAAGCAGTTTACTAAATTCCTGGAAGTATTCAAGAAACTGCACATCAACATTCCATTTGCGGAGGCCTTAGAGCAAATGCCGAGCTATGTCAAGTTCATGAAGGACTTCTTGTCCAAGAAGAGGAATATGGAGGATTTTGAAACTGTGGCATTGACAGAAGAGTGTAGTGCTATACTGCAAAAGAAGCTCCCTCCTAAACTGAGAGATGCTGGGAGTTTCACAATACCGTGCACTATTGGGAGAATTAAGGGAATAAATGCTCTTTGTGATTTGGGGGCCAGTATCAACCTGATGCCATTGTCAGTTTTTAAGAGATTGCAACTTGGTGAAGCCAAGCCCACAACTGTAACTTTGCAACTAGCTGATCGTTCGTTGGCACATCCAAGAGGGGTAATTGAAGATGTCCTGGTCAAAGTAGACAAGTTTATTTTTCCTGCCGATTTCATAGTTCTTGACATGGAAGAGGATAGCAATGTGCCCATTATCCTTGGGAGACCCTTCTTAGCAACAGGCCAAGCACTCATAGATGTTCAAAAAGGTGAATTGAAGTTGAGAGTACAAAGGGAAGAAGTTGTGTTCAATGTGCTCAAGGCCATGACCTATCCAGAAGCTAGTAACAATTGCTTTTCGGTTGATGTAATGGGTAATTTAGTGGAAGAGAGAAAACTGATAAATGATCCTCTTgagttaagtttggttgaagatgaAGTTAGTGATCAAGATGGAAAGGAAGCTATGGAGTACGCAAAATGGCTTAATTCTTATGGGCCATTGAAAAGGAAATACTTTGAAGAGCTTGGGGCAGTACCAAAAAGGTCATTTCCCTCAGTTGAGAAACCCCCAGAGTTAGAACTGAAGATACTTCCTGACCATCTGAGGTATGAGTTTTTGGGTGAAAACAAGACACTTCCGGTTAAGTTTCAGCTTCACTATCTGATGTGGAGACTGAAAAATTGTTGA